From a region of the Vaginimicrobium propionicum genome:
- a CDS encoding metal-sulfur cluster assembly factor codes for MAEKELVLFEALRDVVDPELMVNIVDLGLVYGVDIDDELNVTIDMTLTSPACPLTDYLEESCRQALSGLASSTTVNWVWMPPWTLERVSEDGREQLRAIGFMI; via the coding sequence CTGGCAGAAAAAGAGCTGGTGTTGTTCGAGGCGTTGAGAGACGTTGTAGACCCCGAGTTGATGGTCAATATTGTCGATCTTGGTCTGGTCTACGGGGTAGATATTGACGATGAACTAAATGTCACTATAGACATGACTTTGACTAGCCCAGCCTGCCCACTAACTGATTATTTGGAAGAATCGTGCCGTCAAGCATTATCAGGTTTAGCAAGTTCCACGACGGTTAACTGGGTATGGATGCCACCATGGACGCTAGAGCGAGTTAGCGAGGATGGCCGCGAGCAATTGCGTGCCATTGGGTTCATGATTTAG
- the sufU gene encoding Fe-S cluster assembly sulfur transfer protein SufU, producing MSVEQLYQDIILDHYYEKHHSGLREPFGAEVEHVNPTCGDELKLRVNLDGETIADVSYEAEGCSISQASTSIMSDLVIGKTVTEAMKLYDVFKEMMEGQGQIAGDEDVLEDGIAFQGVAQFPGRVKCAMLGWSALRDAAARALAEEEK from the coding sequence ATGAGCGTAGAGCAGCTTTATCAAGACATCATCTTGGATCACTATTACGAAAAACATCACAGTGGGTTGCGGGAACCTTTTGGTGCTGAAGTTGAGCACGTGAATCCAACTTGCGGTGACGAACTGAAACTTAGAGTCAACTTGGACGGTGAAACCATCGCCGATGTGAGCTACGAGGCTGAGGGGTGCTCGATTTCGCAGGCGTCCACCTCGATAATGAGCGACCTGGTTATTGGAAAAACCGTTACCGAAGCCATGAAACTCTACGATGTTTTCAAAGAAATGATGGAAGGCCAAGGACAGATAGCTGGCGACGAGGACGTTTTAGAAGATGGCATCGCTTTTCAAGGGGTTGCTCAATTTCCTGGCCGAGTTAAGTGCGCCATGCTTGGTTGGTCTGCGCTTCGTGATGCAGCCGCTCGTGCCCTAGCTGAGGAGGAAAAGTGA